GGGGCCGTAGCCGGTCTCGAACAGCACCTCGGTCTGGCCCGTCTTCTCGATGCGGGCGACGAGCTTGCGCGCCTCCTCGAAAGGCCACGCCTTTGCAGAGGCGAGCGCCTGGGGATCGAAGGGCAGCATGTTCGGGGCGGCCGAGGCCGCGGCGCTGGTCATGGAAGGTCCGGTCTGGTAAGGAAGCAGCGTCGGGACGCTGTCGCGTGTTGCGCGCGAGCGGCGGCACCCTAAAAAGCGAGGCTCGGCCCGTCAAACGGCGGGCGGGCGTGTTGCGTGATAACGTGGCGCGCGTCATAGACACCCTGGGCTCCCGACCTATATCCAGGGCCTCGTAGTCACCCAGCAAAGGTTTTAGATTGGCTCGCTTGAAAGACGTCGGCTTTGCCGAGCGGCGTGAGAACGCCACGAATACACGTTTGGCCCTCGTGAAGAAGATGCAGGAGCGGCTCGCCAGCCCGGATGTCGAGGCAAAACTGGCGGAGCGCCATGTGATCGTCGAGGCCCGCAATCAGCGTATCGCGATCAAGGAAGAAGAGCGTCGGCAGGAAGAGGCGCGCCTCGCTGCTCTCCGCGCCGAGGAAGAAGCGCGGCTCGCCGCCGAGCGTGCCGCCGAGGAAGCCCGCCTCGAGGCGATCCGCCAGGAAGAGGAGCGTCTCCGCGAGGAGAAGCGCAAGGAGATGGCCGCCCGCGCGACGTCGCGTGCTGCCGCCGCCCTCGCGGAGCTCACGTCGGCCCGCTCGCGCGACTCGCGCTACCCCGCTCGCAAGCAGGCGCGTCAGGCGTCCTGAGCGACCGGCTCTCTGTCGAGACAGGCGAGAAGCGCCGCTTCGTTCGGCGCCGCCGCCACCTCGACCAAAGGGAGTCCGCGCTGACGCAGCGGCGTCGCGACATCAGTTGAGAGGCAGAGGTGCCGCAGCTTCGAGATATCGAGGCCTGCGGCATTCGCGCGTTCGCCGAAGAGGCTCGCGCTGCGTCTCGAAAAGTGGAGCGCAGCGTCGATCTTCTGCGCTCTGATCTGCGCCATGACTGCCGCCNGCAGCTCCGCGACGACCTTGGCTTCGTAGACTTCGAGGACATGCAGGTCCTGCGCGGCGACCTCGAGTGCGGTCTCGATGTCGGGCTTGCGGTCGCGCCCGGCGAGATAAAGCAGGCGCCGCGGCGCGCCGGAGATCGAGCCGAAGCGGGCCAAGAGCTCGGCGGCGTTGGCGGCGATCGTCGCTGCGCCTTCGAAGCCGCGGAGGCGGGCTACGGCGGCGGTGCGCTCGCCGACGAGGTGGAGCGGCATCAGCCGCGTCACTTCAAGGCTCGGTCCGCTGTCCAGCATCGCGAAGGCATGCGCGCTCGTGGCGAGGACGGCATCGAAGAGGCCGTCGGGCCAGTCCGCGCCGGTCGCCACGATCTCGATCACCGGGGCGAGCACGGCCTCGTGTCCCGCCGCGGTCAGCGACTCGGCCGTACGGGCCGCATCCTCCGCCGCGCGCGTGACGAGGACGCGCATGCCCGTCAGGCCTCGAAGAAGCCGGGCGGCAGGCGCCCCTTGATCGCCGAGCCGACTGCGGTGCCGAGCGCTGCCGCATCGGCGGTGTCGCCGAACATCTCCTCGTCGAAGGCCTGCGACCCGTCCGGCCGCAGCACGGTGCCGCGCAGGGTCACCCGGCCGTTGTCGACCGTGGCATGCGCGCCGATCGGCGTGCGGCACGAGCCGTCGAGCACGCCGAGGAAGGCGCGCTCGGCCTCCAACGCGACGCCGGTCGGCCCGCACAAAATCGGCGCCAGCGCGCGCGCGACGCGCTCGTCGTCGACGCGGGCGGTGATGCCGATCGCGCCCTGGCCGGCGGCGGGCAAAAAGTCCTCGACGGGAATGAGGTAGGTCGCTCGGTCTTCGAGGCCCAGGCGCCGGAGACCGGCAAGCGCCAGCAGCGTGCCGGAAAACTGGCCCTCCTCGATCTTGCGCAGGCGCGTCTGCACATTGCCGCGGATTAGCGCGATCTCGACGTCGGGCCGCATGCGGCGCAGCATCGCGCCGCGGCGCAGCGAGGCGGTGCCAACGATGGCGCCCTGCGGGAGCTCGCGGGGCGAGGCGGCGACGGGCGAGATCCAGACGTCGCGCACGTCCTCGCGCGGGAGATAGCCGGCGATTGTGATCGCGTCCGGCAGGAAGGTCGGCAGGTCCTTCGCCGAATGCACGGCGAGATCGATGCCGCCCATCATCAGCGCGGTGTCGAGCTCCTTGGTGAAGAGCCCCTTGCCGCCGGCCTCCGACAGCGGGCGATCGAGGATCGCGTCGCCGGCGACCTTGATGACGCGGATCTCGACCTCCGCCTCGCCGAGCCCGTGCGCCGCGCGCAGCGCGTCGGCGACCATGTGGGCCTGGGCCATCGCGAGCGGGCTGCCGCGCGTGCCGATGCGAAGAGGCTGGGTCTCTGTCATAAAAGCGTCCGGTGATCGTCCAGCCTTGTACCGGGCGCGATCACGCTGCGAAAGGTGGCTCCGCACCGGCCTTCCGGCGGGCGGGTCAGAGATCCGGCACCTTGATCGCCGGATCGTACAGCGCATGCAGGCGATGCGCGGCAAGCTGCGCGAAGCGCAGCGTCATCATGCGCCGCGTCGCCGGCGGCAGCCGGTGCTCCGGCGCCTCGCGGAGCAGCGCGGCCCCGTAGGCGTCGGCGACCACGAGACCCGCGTCCTCGGGAAAGATGCCGGCCGGCACCTCGGCCACCGTCGCGAAATAGAGGCGATCGCAGTGGAGGCGGTAGTCACGCCATTTCTGGTCGGCGCGGAAGTCGGCGACCGAGGACTTGATCTCGAACACCAGGAGCGTGCCGTCGGAGCCTAGCGCGACGAGGTCGGCGCGCCGCCCCGAGCGCAGGCTCATCTCGGTGACGGTGGCGAAGCCGAGCGCGCGCAGATAGCGTCGTGTGCCGCGCGCGATGAGGAGCGCGGTCTCGGACTGTCGCCCGTCGACGGGCGCGATCGGCTCGATGAGGCGTGGCGGCATAGGGCGGCTCGCGAAAGCCACGAGCCTAGCACGTCATCGCGGCCTGTCGCGCGGCGCCGAGGTGCCGAGCTAGGTCGCGTCGATGGGAGCGCTCGCCTCCATCGACGCGACGCGCCGGCTAGCGGCGGTAGTAGCCGCCGCCGAAGCCGCCGACGAGGCGAAGCAGGAAGAGCAGGATCACCGCGCCGACGGTCGCCTCGATGATCGCGCTGACGATCGGGCCGGTGCCGAGATGCCAGTGGAAGTAGGTGAACAGATAATTGCCGATGAACGCGCCGACGATGCCGACCACCAGGTCGCCGATAAGGCCTAGCCCGCCGCCGGCGACGATCAGGCCGGCCAGCCAGCCGGCGACGATGCCGACGACGATGATGATGATCAGGTGCTCGCCGCTCATTCAAATCTCCTCAAGCCAAAAAGACGGGGGAAACGCCGATGCGGTTCCGGTCCGTCGGGGACCCAGGAGATAGGGCGCTCGCGCACATTCGCGATGCCGATTTCGTCGGGCGCGGCGAAGAATCCGAGGGTCGGGCGACGTTATCGCGCCGATGTCGAGCCGGCGAAGACACGGTAGAAGAACCCCGCGCCGGCGCCGGCCGCGGTGTCGATCGCCAGACCGTGCGAGGGCAGGAGGCCGGCGTCGAGCAAGCCCGTCTGCGCGACCAGCGCCGTGAGGTAGGAGAGCGCGCCGGCGACGGCGGCCCCGCCGAGCGCGTAGGCGACATGGTGGGTGAGCGCGAGACGGCGAAGCATCCCGTGCGCGAGGAGCAGGCTGGTCGCCGCGGCCCGCGCGCCGCCGGCGAGCCCGAGCAGGACGACGACGGGGACGAGCTTCGGCGTCGCGTCGCCGGCAGCAGCCCGCTCGTGAGGGCGCGCAGCGTCTCGCCGGCATTGGTGACGTCGAGGCCGGCGAGGCAGCAGCCGACGACGAGACCGGCGAGAAACGCGGCGCGAAACGAGCGCGGCACGACGCGCTCGGTCGGCTCCTCGATCGTGTCGGACCGTATGGCCGCAAAGACGGCGGCGTGGTCCGGTGGCACCACGGCGGCGGTGGCGGCAGGCACGTCGCGCCGGGGCGCCCGCGTCGGCGCCGAGCGTCGACCGAAGGTGGGCGCGGGCTGCATGCCGCGATGCTAGGCTCGAGCCGTGAACAAGCGCTTGCCGGCCTTTCGAAAAAGCGATCCCGTCGCGCAGCTGCGCGCGACCTGCCTCGCCTTGCCGGAGGCGACCGAGCGCGAGACGTTCGGCGGCCCGACCTTCCGGGTGCGCGACAAGATCTTCGCTATGGAGACCGGACGGCACGGCTTCCCGGCCGTCTGGTGCAAGGCGCCGCCGGGCAGCCAGGCGGTGCTCGTCGGCGCCGATCCGCACCGCTTCTTCGTGCCGCCCTACGTCGGGCCGAAGGGCTGGATCGGCATGCGGCTCGACGAGGGGCCGGACTGGGACGAGGTCGCGGCCATCGTGCGCCGCAGCTACCGGCTCATCGCACCGAGGAAGCTGGCGAAGCTTGTGGAGTGATTCCGCTCACGCGTAGTCCACGCCGACGAGATACAGCCCCGCCGCCGGCGCGACCATGCCGCAGCGGCTGCGGTCGCGGGCCTCGAGCGCGTCGCGCAGGTCGTCGGCGCTCCACTTGCCCGAGCCGACGTGCTCCAGCGAGCCGACCATCGAGCGCACTTGTCTGTGCAGGAAGGAGCGCGCCGAGCAGCGCAAAAGAACGAGGTCGCCGTCCTTCATCACCTCGAAGCGCTCGAGCGTGCGCACCGGGCTCTCGGCCTGGCATTCGGAATCGCGGAAGGTCGAGAAGTCGTGCCGCCCGACGAGCACCTGCGCGGCCTCGTGCATCGCGCCGGCGTCGAGCTTGCGCTTTATGAGCCAGGCGCGGCCGGCCTGCAGGGTGAGCGGCGCGCGTCGATTGAACAGGCGGTAGACATAGTGGCGGCGGATCGCCGAATGGCGGGCGTCGAAGTCCGCGCCGACGACCTCGGCGCGCAGCACGGCGACGGGATGCGGGCGCAGATGCGCGTTGACGGCCTCGCGCAGCTTCTCGGGGCTCCACTCCTTGGCGAGGTCGGCGTGCGCGACCTGTCCTTCCGCATGCACGCCGGCGTCGGTGCGCCCGGCGCCGCGGATCGTCACCGGAGCGCCGTCGACCGCGGCGAGCGCCACCTCGACGGCCTCCTGCACGGAGAGCCCGTTCGCCTGGCGCTGCCAGCCGACGAACGGGGTGCCGTCATATTCGAGGAGGAGCTTGTAGCGGGGCACTGCGGACCTGGATCGGGCGCCGACTCCATCGACGCCATCCACTTCGCCGGTCCGACGCAATCGTTCGCTCTTAGGCGATTGCGCCGATCGCGACCAGCGTCGCGTGCAGCGAGCCTACTTGGCCGCTGCGTCCGCCGCCGGCGCAGCGGCGGACTCGGCCGCGGCGGCCGCTTTCGCGACATGCTTGCGGCGCGCCTTGTGCGCGGGCTTGGCCGGGGCCTCCTCGGGCGCCGGCGCGACCGCCGCGATCGGCGCCGGGGCCGGCGGAGCCGCGTCGTCGTCGCGATGGCCGAACATGCCGCAGACGAAGTCGTGGCACGGCAGATGGGTCGGGTCGGGCGGCGTCGCCGCCACGATCATAGCGTGCGTGGCCGGCGTGTCGGGGACGGACTGCCCGTCGGGCCCGACCGGCACCTTGTGGCCCACCATGCCCATGTCGCAGAGGAGGCCGCCGCAGCTCTGGCCGGCCGGAATGTTCTGCGCGAGCGCCGCCGGGCTCGTCGCCATCGCCGCCGCCAGCGGCGCCAGGATAATGTAGCGTGCGAACTGTCTCATCTGACCCACTCCCGTTCGTCGTCGCTTTGACGCCGGGCTGAGGGCAAATTGCGGCAGCCACAAAAACGGCCGCCGCCTTGGGATGGCTGTTGCATTTGCGCCTCAGCGCACGCCCGTCAGCGGCGCGGCAGGCAGTC
This Beijerinckiaceae bacterium RH AL1 DNA region includes the following protein-coding sequences:
- a CDS encoding hypothetical protein (ID:RHAL1_01009;~conserved protein of unknown function;~source:Prodigal:2.6); its protein translation is MARLKDVGFAERRENATNTRLALVKKMQERLASPDVEAKLAERHVIVEARNQRIAIKEEERRQEEARLAALRAEEEARLAAERAAEEARLEAIRQEEERLREEKRKEMAARATSRAAAALAELTSARSRDSRYPARKQARQAS
- a CDS encoding hypothetical protein (ID:RHAL1_01010;~conserved protein of unknown function;~source:Prodigal:2.6), which encodes MRVLVTRAAEDAARTAESLTAAGHEAVLAPVIEIVATGADWPDGLFDAVLATSAHAFAMLDSGPSLEVTRLMPLHLVGERTAAVARLRGFEGAATIAANAAELLARFGSISGAPRRLLYLAGRDRKPDIETALEVAAQDLHVLEVYEAKVVAELXAAVMAQIRAQKIDAALHFSRRSASLFGERANAAGLDISKLRHLCLSTDVATPLRQRGLPLVEVAAAPNEAALLACLDREPVAQDA
- the hemC gene encoding Porphobilinogen deaminase (ID:RHAL1_01011;~source:Prodigal:2.6) — encoded protein: MTETQPLRIGTRGSPLAMAQAHMVADALRAAHGLGEAEVEIRVIKVAGDAILDRPLSEAGGKGLFTKELDTALMMGGIDLAVHSAKDLPTFLPDAITIAGYLPREDVRDVWISPVAASPRELPQGAIVGTASLRRGAMLRRMRPDVEIALIRGNVQTRLRKIEEGQFSGTLLALAGLRRLGLEDRATYLIPVEDFLPAAGQGAIGITARVDDERVARALAPILCGPTGVALEAERAFLGVLDGSCRTPIGAHATVDNGRVTLRGTVLRPDGSQAFDEEMFGDTADAAALGTAVGSAIKGRLPPGFFEA
- a CDS encoding hypothetical protein (ID:RHAL1_01012;~conserved protein of unknown function;~source:Prodigal:2.6), translated to MPPRLIEPIAPVDGRQSETALLIARGTRRYLRALGFATVTEMSLRSGRRADLVALGSDGTLLVFEIKSSVADFRADQKWRDYRLHCDRLYFATVAEVPAGIFPEDAGLVVADAYGAALLREAPEHRLPPATRRMMTLRFAQLAAHRLHALYDPAIKVPDL
- a CDS encoding putative membrane protein YeaQ/YmgE, transglycosylase-associated protein family (ID:RHAL1_01013;~source:Prodigal:2.6); protein product: MSGEHLIIIIVVGIVAGWLAGLIVAGGGLGLIGDLVVGIVGAFIGNYLFTYFHWHLGTGPIVSAIIEATVGAVILLFLLRLVGGFGGGYYRR
- a CDS encoding protein of unknown function (ID:RHAL1_01014;~source:Prodigal:2.6), whose translation is MLRRLALTHHVAYALGGAAVAGALSYLTALVAQTGLLDAGLLPSHGLAIDTAAGAGAGFFYRVFAGSTSAR
- a CDS encoding Phosphoribosylglycinamide formyltransferase (ID:RHAL1_01015;~source:Prodigal:2.6); protein product: MNKRLPAFRKSDPVAQLRATCLALPEATERETFGGPTFRVRDKIFAMETGRHGFPAVWCKAPPGSQAVLVGADPHRFFVPPYVGPKGWIGMRLDEGPDWDEVAAIVRRSYRLIAPRKLAKLVE
- the truA gene encoding tRNA pseudouridine synthase A (ID:RHAL1_01016;~source:Prodigal:2.6), translating into MPRYKLLLEYDGTPFVGWQRQANGLSVQEAVEVALAAVDGAPVTIRGAGRTDAGVHAEGQVAHADLAKEWSPEKLREAVNAHLRPHPVAVLRAEVVGADFDARHSAIRRHYVYRLFNRRAPLTLQAGRAWLIKRKLDAGAMHEAAQVLVGRHDFSTFRDSECQAESPVRTLERFEVMKDGDLVLLRCSARSFLHRQVRSMVGSLEHVGSGKWSADDLRDALEARDRSRCGMVAPAAGLYLVGVDYA
- a CDS encoding exported protein of unknown function (ID:RHAL1_01017;~source:Prodigal:2.6) translates to MRQFARYIILAPLAAAMATSPAALAQNIPAGQSCGGLLCDMGMVGHKVPVGPDGQSVPDTPATHAMIVAATPPDPTHLPCHDFVCGMFGHRDDDAAPPAPAPIAAVAPAPEEAPAKPAHKARRKHVAKAAAAAESAAAPAADAAAK